In the Eriocheir sinensis breed Jianghai 21 unplaced genomic scaffold, ASM2467909v1 Scaffold188, whole genome shotgun sequence genome, TGCCATGATATGCATAATGGGGACATTCATGGATTTAGCTTTTGATGCCGCAGCAGACCGAACACTACCAGCTGAGTACTTGACTGTGTCTATGCCATATAAGTGAAGCACAGACCTGATCCAACGTGCTAAGGTGTCTTTCGACACTCCCTTGTGGGGCTTGATAAAACTGATAAGCAGactttcatcatcattctcaaAGCTGCGGAGTTTTTCAGTCTGCGCGACATAAAACTTAAGTGTATCACAGACACAAAGCCGACTATCCCTAGAATATGCATGGAAAGTAATAGTTTTCACATTGAAATCAGGcctacattgtttgatatgtccTCTTAACATGACTGAAATAGAATCCTTCTTAATTAGTATGCCGCTCAGCAACAATAGGTGCAAGGTCTGCATCCAAGCAGCTTGGGTAAGCGCCATCAACATTACAAGCTTAAGGGTTAAGTCTTTAAGTGAGAGAGTGGGCAGTGGATCCATGTTCCGCAGGTGCTGGAGCACTGGCTGGATATCCCAGGTCTCCGCAAATCTGGGTGCAGATGGTCGTAAGTTAAAAACTCCCTTCAGTAATCTGTTAACAAGTGGATGGTTACCAGCTCGACAACCATCCACTACTATTCCCAGAGATGAAAGAGCTCCTCTGGCCGTATTAACAGCATTATAACCTACACCTCTATGGTAAGTATCAGACAAGAAATTGACAATATCCGCTACAGCGGGATTAAGGGAATTGATGCATTTCCTACCGCAAAACTGTAGCCACCTATGAATGTGTGGTCGATACTGCTTCGCGGTTGCGGGCCGCCACGAAGCCATGATGATGTCCGTGCCCGCCGAAGATACACCGCGTTCTCGCAGCTGTTCCCGGACAAGAGGCAGGCCATCAGCCTGGTGTGTGACATGATTGGGTGTTCCTCCAGTGTTGATGGGTGACGCAGTAGGTACCTCCGTCGCGGTAACAGAAGTGGCTCCCTGATGAGCAGCCTGAGAAGCACACTCATCCATGGTTGGGATGGCCACAGTGGCACAATCAACCATCCCCGCGCCACCTCTGCCCGAAGTTTCTGAAGGCATCTTGCGATTAAGGCAAACGGGGGAAAAGCATAAATTAACTCAAACTGTGACCAATTAATGGAAAATGCATCAATAAATTCAGCCTCTGGGTCAGGCTGCCATGAACAAAAGCGAGGGACCTGTTTGTTGAGCCTAGAGGCAAAAAGATCGATGCTGGGCACCCCAAAGTGTGTACATAGTTCTTGAAATATGTCCTCATTTAATTTCCAATCATGCCTATCCTGGAACTTCCTGGACGCAGCGTCAGCCAGGAGATTAACTGCGCCCGGTACATGAGAACACGTAATCCAAGCCTCATTCTTCTCACACCAATCCCAAATTTCTAAACTAATGTCATTACACACAGCAGATCTTGTGCCCCCCATTTCATTGACATAGTGAACAGCAGTCATGTTATCACAAAATACCCGAATGTGTTTGCCCCTGAGGAGGTCCGTAAATGACTGTAATGTCAAAAGTATGGCTCTAAGTTCCTTGGCATTAATATGTAAATCTGATTCTAAAGAGGACCATCTTCCATTAGTCTGCCTCCCATTCAGAGAGCCTCCCCAACCTAAGTTTGAGGCATCAGTATATAGATCTAATTCCGTGCCACTCCGAAAGATGTGTCTAGTTTGTAGGGTGATGTTGTTCAACCACCACGAGAGATCTGATCTCATATCATCAGTGACTGCCATCCATTTATTAAAGTTACCTTTCACCTTCTGCAGCGCAGAGATCTTTGCTGATTCCAATTTTCTATAATGTAGTTTACCCATCTCAACAGCAGGGAGGGCAGCAACTAGCAAACCTATTACTCTGGCCACATCCTGATACGAGCATTATCACAGCTATAAAGTTCCTCACAGCTGCGAATAAGTTTACATTTCCTACGCTCAGGTAACGTGACCGTCATTGAAACAGAGTCAATGACATTACCCAGATATTCCAAACGTGTGGTGAGTATTAAAAGAGATTTATCTTCATTAATACAGAAACCAAGATTTTTAAGCATTTGTACTGTGGCATTTACACTCTCAAAACATCCACTTAAGGTGCTGTGGGCAATAAGTGTGTCATCGATAAAACTGGTGATGACATGACCCATCTCTCTCAACTTTGCATAAACCGGTTTCATTAATTTGGTGAACAAGCGTGGTCCTTCAGCAATCCCGTTAGGAAGACATGTAAATTGATAAATTCTCCCCTGCCACTTGAAGCACAAAAAACGCTGTTGTTCCTCAGCTATTTTGATAGCGTAATAAGCATGTCGTAGATCAACTGATGCCATGTAATCACCTTTGTTAATCAACCTAATGGCCTGTGCAAAATTTTCCATTTTAAAGTGCTGATAGGGAATGTGGGTATTAAGCTTCTCAAGGTTGAGAATCATCCTAACACCGCCATCTTTTTTCTTACgcaagaaaacaggagaaagaatttGGCCTTCAAACCTACTAGTTTCCCTGATGACCTGCAGTTCCAACAGTTGAGAAATTTCCTGGCAAACAATACCCTTGTCTTCCTCACTAAAAATATACTCAATATCTTCATGAAATAAATGGCTAATATCATCAACAGGAATGTTAAGATGGCAATGTTGAACAATGTCCAAAACATGAGAATCATTGGTtaattttctccattccttcacaAAGTATTGAAGCCTGCCAGCTTCAAAGGGCTGACTTACCACATTTACCGCCGGGGCATGGGGCGACCCCGGCCGCGGTAGTTTTTTGGATCCGAGCCCAGGCGAAGGGAAGACTGCCGGTGTTCACCCTTGTGGCCATACATATGCTGCCCGTAAGGCTGGAACCTGGAGGCAAACCCCTTGTAAGCAGGGATACCTTGTGAGCCTCTGGACTTCCATCCAGCAAATCTTGATGTAGAGGGCAGCTGTTTCTTGTTGGTGAACTTTGTCTTCAATTTTTCCGCCTCCTCAATGTGTTTTGCTGCTTGAGAGACGTCATCGCCAAACAGGAATCGAGTCATGGGGACCTTGTCGGAACACAGGTGTGCATATTTCTGATTGATTTCTCTTTTGATGATAAACCGGCGCGTCAGGTTATTTTTATGGTGAGCATTCCCCAGCAGGCCGAGGGCACCATTAAGCAGAGCAACTTCCTGGGCAACTTGTGGATGTCCAGTCTGAGCAAACCTGTCCAACACTGTGAGAGACTTTGTCAAAATAGTGGCTGCCATGACAATGTCCTTACCAACGCCCTTCATACGGTGGTCTGTTTTCTTGGCGTCAGGTTTAAGTGCATCCAAGATCTGAGCGTTACATTCCACTGGAGACAACGCTACACAATTACTGGGTCTCTTGATAGCGTCATCCTCTAGAATTTCCTTGTACTCTTCCTCTCTCAGCCCGTGGTCAAAAACATGATTCACCATGCCAGCCACCCGCCCATCAATGTCGGCCCCAAGTGCATCCACGGGACCATAGACCTCGGCACACCGCTGAAGGACACTTACTGACTGTGGATCATGCACTGAATCCTTGTCATCGTCATCACCAGAGACGTAAGGTACATCGGCAGCAAACCCAGAGAATGTGGCGGGCGAGATAGGGGCGGGAGTAAGCACCGCCCGGCTGTTGTTTACACTGGGAGGTGCGTCGGTGTTTACACTGCTATGTGCGCCGTTagcgccaccaccaacaccacacttTATCTTCTTTCAACTCGTTAACTTCACTCCGTAATTCAGCAATAGCGTCCAGAACCATATTCCAGGGTGGGACAGGGGAAGCATCACGATGGCCGGCAGCCCGTGAAGTAGATGGGAAGCAAGCAGAGTGAGCATCATTGGCCGCCTTCCCCGACTCACCAACACTGCGCTTGCCAACATATTCGTGCCGTCGAACACTTCGAGAACTATCCCGATGCGAGGTGCGGGGGCCCTTGCTGGAATGCTTGCGGGAGGAGTGCGTCTTCGAGTGTGAACTAGCATGTCCTGAGCCGTCCTCCACGTCCGACAAGCGAGAGTCGTGCTCAGAAGACGACATCATGGCCGCCTCAGAGTACGGAGGCAAGATATCATCAACAGGGCCGTAAGCCCCAAAACCCCCACTAATGGGTATGCACCCGCTCCTAAACGGATGACGGGTGGTGTTGCAGTCAGCTCCTAAACGGATAACAGACTGTGGCACGCCTTTCCGCTCCAAATTTGGATGACGGGATGAAGGCCGCCAGGCTTGAGAGGGGACGTCTGGTAAGCGCGAGAGCAACAAGCCAACTGGCGggcgcagcagcagcagtgtaTCTCATGTGGAATGCTCACTTCGGCAGATAAGTGATTCCTGATGTAAAATTCAGTTTTTATCACCCCATTCCTCCTCAGAAACTACACATTTGTGACGAAATCAATTAGCAAAGCaatcaaaacaccaaaaaagaatAAGTTCACCTATCTCATTGCAAAAAACTTTGTTGTTCTTAATGAAGAACTTAGGTCACATACAACACAACGGTGTATATCTTACTGTCAGAATGTTCATTCCTGagatattaatttttatataatttatcacTTCCTCCAGAGTCCATCCACATTAACCTGCACCATGATGGTCtgcgggggaagaaggggagtaaagggggtagaggaagggattcAAATCTAAACGTGCTGACCCGATGGAGAGAAGTACTCAACAAAGTGATGATAGTAATGGCCAAAGTGGCGTTAGGTACTGATCCAGTGCATATAAGTACCAACCAATgtattaagttagattaggtttgggaATATTGCCCGAAACTGCAACTTTACCACATGCTTGGAGATGAAAATacatttttctggtagattttggtgtttttttgtatgaATCTGCTTATTTTCGTTGTAAATCCTTCAGTTATGTGGGGAAAGGGTATGAAAAAGGTTGATTTGCAATGaaaataggttttttttttttttacaacaaaggaggcagctcaagggcacacaaaaaaagaaaacaataataaaaaaaaagcccgctactcgctgctcctaaaaagaaacaaaagaggtggccgaaagcaagatcaaatacgggaggagagatgtcctgataccctcctcttgaaagagttcaagtcgtaggcaggaggaaatccagatgaaggaagattgttccagagtttaccagcgtgagggatgaaagagtgaagatgctggataactcttgcataaggggtttggacagtatagggatgagcatgagtagaaagtcgagtgcagcggggccgcgggagggggggaggcatgcagttagcaagttcagaagagcagtcagcgtggaaatatcgatagaagatagaaagagaggcaacattgcggcggaatttaagaggtagaagactatcagtatgaggaggagagctgatgagacgaagagccgtagcctccactctgtccagaagagctgtgtgagtggagcccccccacacatgagatgcatactccatacgagggcggacaaggcccctgtatatggacagcaactgtgcaggggagaagaactggcggagacggtacagaacgcccagcctcgaggaagctgatttagtaagagatgagatatgaagtttccagttgagattttgagttaaggatagaccgaggatgtttagtgttgaggaaggtgatagctgggtgttgtcaaagaataagggatagttgtttggaagattgtgtcgagtgaataggtggagaaactgtgtttttgaggcgttgaaggacacaaggttcttcttgccccaatcggaaataatagtaaggtctgaggctaagcgttctgcagcctccagccttgagtcgttaagttcctgaagggtgggtcttctattaaaagaagttgagtaatgcagagtggaatcatcggcgtaggaatggataggacagttcgttttggaaagaagatcatcaatgaacaacagaaaaagagtgggagataggacagaaccctgtgggacaccactgttaatagatttagaggaagaacagtgaccgtctaccacgggagaaatagaacggtcagaaaggaaactggagataaaggcacagagagaaggatagaaaccgtaggagggtagtttagaaagcaaagatttgtgccagaccctatcaaaagcttttgatatgtccagcgcaatagcaaaagtttcaccgaaacggctaagagaggatgaccaagagtcagttaagaaggcttggagatcaccagtagaacgccccttgcggaacccatactggcgatcagatagaaggtcagaagtggaaaggtgcttttgaatcttccggttaaggattgattcaaaagctttagatagacaagaaagtaaagctataggacggtagtttgagggattggagcggtcacccttcttaggcacaggctgtatgaaggcatacttccagcaagaaggaaaggtagatgttgacaggcagaggcgaaagagtttgaccaggcagggtgacagcacggaggcacagtttttaaggacaataggaggcactccatcaggtccataagccttctgaggattgaggccagagagggcatagaaaacatcattttgaagaatctttataacagtcataaaggagtcagaggggggatgagtaggaggaatatgcccagaatcgtccagagtggagtttttagaaaaagtttgagagaagagttcagccttagagatagatgaggactgaggagtggagggaaagatgaagaagtgaagttggaggagatgtttttggctagatgccagaagtaacgggaagagttagagaaagtaaggttttgacattttctattaatgaaagaatttttggttagtcggagaatagatttggcacgatttcgggcagaaatgtaaagttcataattagcattagtttgaaggctctggtaccttttgtgagctacctctctatcattgacagcacgagaacaagcgtgattaaaccaaggctttttagcatgaggagtagagaaagaacgaggaatgtatgcctccattccagagacaatcacgtctgtgatgcgctgagcacacacagaggggtctctatcctggaagcaataatcattccacgggaaatcggaaaagtacatcctcaggtcgtcccaccgagctgaagcaaaatgccagaagcatcgcctcttcggtgggtccagagggtgtacaggagcgataggacaggatgcagaaataagattgtgatcggaggagcccaacggagagaacagtttgacagaataagcagaagggtttgaggtaaggaagaggtctagaatgttgggccgatctccaagacggtcgggaatacgtgtagggtgctggaccaactgctctaggtcgttgaggatagcaaagttataggcttgttcaccaggatggtcagtgaaagaggatgaaagccaaagctggtggtgaacattgaaatctcctaggatggagatttcagcgaagggagagtgggtcaagatgtgccccaatttagaattcaaatagtcaaataattttacatagttggtagagttaggtgagagataaacagcacagatgtatttagtaatagaatgacaatgaagtcttagccagatggtgaaaaattcagaagagtcaaggttgtgggcacgagagcaagtgatgtcgttgcgcacgtaagcgcaacatccagctttggattgaaatttaggatagagatagtaggagggaacagagtagagattgctctcagtagcctcagaaacctatgtttcggtaaggaagagaaggtgaggtttagaggaggagagatgatgttccacagaatgaaaattagaccgaagaccgcgaatgttgcaaaaattgagaagaaagaggttcgaggagttatcaagacacctctcgggtcggcagccagaaggggagtcctccctgggggaatttgtggtcccccccccaggcggggactccgaggcttggtgtatgtgcgccattttgagattttaattttgggaaaaggtgtatatgttgtgtgaatgtagtgtggtgtggataaagagaggatctgtctttagagagcatgctgaactactctccggtgttggtgagacaatagggaaacggttagtgaggacatgggaagggtctttggagggcttcagctcccttctcacctcccatatatacctcaccgggagtggcttgcgcccattcggtaggtgtcttcctacctactcaaaGCACATAAAAATCTACCAAAAAAGTGAAGTTTCATCTGAAAATCTGAGACAGGTGAACTTATAGTACAGTATATgttcacccaaaaaaaaaaaaaattttgttcGCATGCTCGTATAATTAAACCTAACCAAAACTAACCCATCGTAAATCTACCCTAGGTACTCGAACAAACCTAATGCCACCTTGGTCAATACCCTAACCCCACTGAGGACTTGTCGGAAAAGCAGAGTTTATGATGGGGGAGGCCTAAATAGGCGAGATTTGGCACGAATTTccaacaaatctatgtaaatttcccaAAACCAACATTATAACCTCCTAGCCGGGGCTCTTTGACCTCCTTATTaagtatcctatcctaacctaatccttaATATAACCTAACATAGCCCATAACTTAACCTtgcccttaacctaacctgacctgaaagaggggaaaaaggcaaaaaaagaggGTAAATGAAAAGATTCAAAGACTTACCTTTGACCGGGGTTATTTTGCTCCATTACGTTGAAATGGCATGGATATGTAGGCTTGCAGCAGAAGTGGGAGGAGTTTGTGTTGATGTAGTTGTTACAAACAACAGGTCTTGgtaccatctcaggccgtgtacggtttcatcgacgtcgcttaattagagacaaggaaggccctacagttttccttcccctgtcattattaatgaatctcaggtgtcgcaacttggtgtgaacatggcctaagtattcacctgtggaaatacgttgatgtaaatgtgattggtatcctattttttgtgaaaaatgaatgtgcgatcatgggtgtcggagcgctgctggaggatggcttggcgacgaggaaaagctgccgaactttatgtaatttctgatttactagggcgaattttgcgttttccttcaatatgtagatacagaaagcgttaatttacccatatATGTCAATAGAAagatcttacaacatataatagcgaagaaatccgaggcatatagatgccccggctcaattctccccgaggctcaattttgccattgacaggggcctatatttttccttcccctgtcgttattaatgaatctcaggtgtcacaacttggtgtgaacatggcctaagtattcacctgtggaaatacgttgatgtaaatgtgattggtatcctattttctgagaaaaatgaatgtgcgatcattggtgtcggagcgctgctgaaggatggcttggcgacgaggaaaagctgccgaactttatgtaatttcttatttaatggggCAAATTtagacatggtctttgtcatcataataaagaatgatgatcatgctagctctagacgtcATATCAGACGAAAAGAACCCcatatacacgagcttgagctaagataacagaggcatgtggatgcccgggctcaattttgcccgaggctcaattttgcccgtgacagcgGCATGTTGCgttgtctcgcgagacctccttcctcctcgtcctcttgttacggggggagcccgacgggtgtgggggggggggggtcgagggaagacaaagccctccccccggttaagaaggtgggggggtCGAGGTGGGGCGAAGCCtccccttttagcttaggtcttgttggtttcccgaaaatGAACTGACGCTGTccccattagagggtggtaacactgcagcagaaactgcataactgacaactggggcaggccactcggttactgaagtgagcggaagcccactactgtagcccaggatcaaaggacacagggTCTACCGGAGAGCGCGTCAAATTTTTTATCAACTGGCGCATGACGTCATCAGGTGGAAGGTTGGTGGGTTCAGCTATGGTTTACGCCTCAGTAGCCAGCCGGAAGCGGTGGTGTACGGTTTGTTTGTTCTTGTCaaatcacaatgccttgcagttgttAAGTATCTGGCTGCAAGTCTGTAAGTATGCTATTTAACCCTCTAGAGAAAGCACCATAGTCTGTCTAGGTCaggggtgtccaaactttttttcacagaaggccacatgcggaaaatatatgagtcgggccactcagtatatttatggatggagattttagagtttatagttttacaggaactaccacgtgtaggtcaactgacctcttgcagattccttattttcttatgtatgtattttttttaagggATGTAAATAGATATAGGCAAGTGTACCTTTAAAGGACTTTGCGCCTGCACGTCTAGTTCATGATACCGTACCAGGATTAAATagattaacgatcaataattatcgcttaattttataaataaagaggCTTATTtaaagtaactatttagcaacgtgtataaaaataattgtaagaagtccgcagtcacttgttgccatgacaacgttgacacCTTTCTTtactgtgatc is a window encoding:
- the LOC126990667 gene encoding uncharacterized protein LOC126990667 — protein: MVNHVFDHGLREEEYKEILEDDAIKRPSNCVALSPVECNAQILDALKPDAKKTDHRMKGVGKDIVMAATILTKSLTVLDRFAQTGHPQVAQEVALLNGALGLLGNAHHKNNLTRRFIIKREINQKYAHLCSDKVPMTRFLFGDDVSQAAKHIEEAEKLKTKFTNKKQLPSTSRFAGWKSRGSQGIPAYKGFASRFQPYGQHMYGHKGEHRQSSLRLGSDPKNYRGRGRPMPRR